Proteins encoded together in one Verrucomicrobiota bacterium window:
- a CDS encoding mechanosensitive ion channel yields MPPNKAPTPISLTNEILHVLKKLIWPVLTLALILVPGWQWLGERQAEAKDITQRILGYVVGVGLGLSMAWLVVRLIEVLVWRLLELRLRTNVPRLLKDIVAAVIFLIAGLMIFGLVFKQSVTGIWATSGIVSLVVGFALKNMIADVFCGIALNVDQPFKIGQWIKIHPRALPPIEGAVLEISWRSTRMRTMGHNLVVVPNSEISTMIITNYSEPQDKCRFDIPFCLDFEVPAERAVRVLLAGTKAAAGVLETPAPTVNASKVSGRGVEYMVRFWMKPAEMNPEVVYHTVITNILRHLHQAGISLAYEKHDIFYAEMPPRQLDRLNDRAALVQRIEIFSGLQQEETARLAARIKERRFRSGSAIVNQGDPGDSMFVLVEGLLEVRSDLENGRKQVRVKSLEPGEFFGEMSLLTGEPRAATVAALTDTVVYQIGKEDLELLLAHRPEIAVNISQIVAQRRQDLTALEKLTPGEKAVAQQSFAEQILDKMKSVFTSLRHGLGLRHRETAIAK; encoded by the coding sequence ATGCCTCCGAACAAAGCTCCAACTCCAATCTCCTTGACGAACGAGATCCTTCACGTTCTGAAGAAGCTGATTTGGCCCGTCCTCACGCTGGCCTTGATCCTGGTCCCGGGCTGGCAATGGCTGGGCGAACGGCAGGCCGAGGCCAAGGACATCACGCAGCGCATTCTGGGCTACGTGGTTGGTGTCGGGCTTGGACTGAGCATGGCCTGGCTGGTCGTCCGGTTGATCGAAGTTCTGGTCTGGCGGCTCCTGGAACTGCGTTTGCGCACGAACGTGCCGCGGTTGCTGAAGGACATTGTGGCGGCGGTCATTTTCTTGATCGCTGGTTTGATGATTTTCGGGCTGGTCTTCAAACAATCGGTCACCGGCATCTGGGCGACCTCCGGCATCGTCAGCCTGGTCGTGGGCTTCGCGTTGAAGAACATGATTGCCGACGTGTTCTGCGGCATCGCCTTGAACGTGGACCAACCGTTCAAGATCGGGCAGTGGATCAAAATCCATCCGCGCGCCCTGCCGCCGATCGAAGGGGCCGTGCTGGAAATCAGTTGGCGATCGACGCGGATGCGGACCATGGGCCACAACCTGGTGGTCGTGCCGAACAGCGAAATCAGCACGATGATCATCACTAATTACAGCGAGCCGCAGGACAAATGCCGGTTCGATATTCCATTCTGCCTGGATTTCGAGGTCCCCGCCGAACGCGCCGTCCGCGTCCTTCTGGCCGGCACCAAAGCCGCCGCGGGCGTTCTCGAAACCCCGGCCCCGACGGTCAACGCCAGCAAAGTCAGCGGCCGTGGCGTCGAGTACATGGTGCGATTCTGGATGAAGCCGGCGGAGATGAACCCGGAAGTCGTGTACCACACGGTCATTACCAATATCCTCCGGCACCTCCACCAGGCGGGCATTTCCCTGGCTTACGAGAAGCACGACATCTTTTACGCGGAAATGCCGCCCCGGCAGTTGGACCGCTTGAACGACCGCGCCGCGCTGGTCCAGCGCATCGAAATCTTCTCCGGCTTGCAACAGGAGGAGACCGCACGCCTCGCGGCACGGATCAAGGAGCGGCGTTTCCGGTCCGGCTCGGCCATCGTCAACCAGGGAGATCCCGGCGATTCCATGTTCGTGCTCGTCGAAGGTTTGCTGGAGGTTCGCTCGGATTTGGAAAACGGAAGAAAACAAGTCCGCGTCAAGTCGCTTGAGCCGGGCGAATTCTTTGGCGAAATGTCGTTGCTGACCGGCGAACCGCGAGCCGCGACGGTCGCGGCCCTGACCGACACCGTGGTCTATCAGATCGGCAAGGAGGATCTCGAATTGCTTCTGGCGCACCGGCCGGAAATCGCGGTGAACATTTCGCAAATCGTCGCGCAACGGCGGCAAGACCTGACCGCGCTGGAGAAACTGACTCCGGGAGAGAAAGCGGTCGCTCAGCAAAGTTTCGCCGAACAAATCCTGGACAAGATGAAGAGCGTTTTCACCAGCCTCCGCCACGGACTCGGCTTGCGCCATCGCGAAACGGCTATCGCCAAGTAA